A genomic region of Mus pahari chromosome 22, PAHARI_EIJ_v1.1, whole genome shotgun sequence contains the following coding sequences:
- the Rps20 gene encoding 40S ribosomal protein S20, protein MAFKDTGKTPVEPEVAIHRIRITLTSRNVKSLEKVCADLIRGAKEKNLKVKGPVRMPTKTLRITTRKTPCGEGSKTWDRFQMRIHKRLIDLHSPSEIVKQITSISIEPGVEVEVTIADA, encoded by the exons ATG GCATTTAAAGATACCGGAAAGACGCCCGTGGAGCCCGAAGTGGCGATTCACCGAATCCGAATCACGCTCACCAGCCGCAACGTGAAGTCGCTGGAGAAAG TTTGTGCGGACTTGATCAGAGGCGCCAAGGAGAAGAATCTGAAAGTGAAAGGACCGGTGCGCATGCCTACCAAG aCTTTGAGAATCACTACCAGAAAGACACCTTGTGGTGAAGGTTCCAAGACATGGGATCGTTTCCAGATGAGGATCCACAAGCGGCTCATTGATTTACATAGTCCTTCGGAGATTGTTAAGCAGATTACTTCCATCAGTATTGAGCCGGGAGTTGAGGTTGAAGTGACCATTGCAGATGCCTAA